The DNA window TGCACCAGCCGGATGATCGCCGCAGCGGTCTCCTCGATCGAGCGGCGGGTGACGTCGATCACCGGCCAGCCATTATCCGCGAACATCCGCCGGGCGAATTGCAGTTCATCCTTCACCCGGCCGTTGTCGACATAGCTCGTCTCGGTCGTCTCGTTCAGCGTCAGCAGGCGATTGCGGCGGATCTGCACCAGACGCTCGGGCGCAGTGGTCAGACCGACGACGAGCGGGTGGCGCAGGCCGAACAACGCCTTGGGGGGAGGGCTTTCGACCACCAGCGGAATGTTGGCGACCTTGTAGCCGCGATTGGCGAGGTAGATGCTGGTCGGCGTCTTCGAGGTGCGCGACACGCCCGTGAGCACGATGTCGGCCTCCTCCCATTCCTCGTACCCGACCCCGTCGTCATGCGCGATCGTGTAGTGGATCGCATCCACCCGCTTGAAATAGTGCTCGTCCATCGAATGTTGGCGCCCGGGCCGCCCGTGCGCCTCCTGCCCGAGCTGGCTTTCGAGCGCGGCGGTCACCTGGTCGAGCACCGCCACCGCGGGCAGGCCGAGGTGGCGGCAATGTTCCTCCAGCCGCACACGGCTCTCGGCATTGACGAGCGTATAAAGCACCAGCCCCGGATTGGCGGCGAGTTCGGGGACGATCCGGTCGAGATGCTGGCGCGAGCGGACCATCGGCCAGAAATGGCGACTGACATGCGGATCGTCGAACTG is part of the Erythrobacter litoralis genome and encodes:
- a CDS encoding pyruvate, water dikinase regulatory protein; its protein translation is MNRLNLHLVSDSTGETLEMIAKAALAQFDDPHVSRHFWPMVRSRQHLDRIVPELAANPGLVLYTLVNAESRVRLEEHCRHLGLPAVAVLDQVTAALESQLGQEAHGRPGRQHSMDEHYFKRVDAIHYTIAHDDGVGYEEWEEADIVLTGVSRTSKTPTSIYLANRGYKVANIPLVVESPPPKALFGLRHPLVVGLTTAPERLVQIRRNRLLTLNETTETSYVDNGRVKDELQFARRMFADNGWPVIDVTRRSIEETAAAIIRLVQDRSRRDQQIGGVSKPI